Below is a window of Treponema primitia ZAS-1 DNA.
GAACGAAAGGATTGAACTCCGTTTCAAGATTTCTTTACAGAGCTTTTTTCAGGGACGGATTTTTCTGACTTTGCAATTGTTTCCGTAATCTTCAGAACCAGCTTTTTATGCCCATTGGAGAGACGATGGAAATTTGACCACAATCTCGCGATTTTAGCGTTTTCTGTCATCCGTTCCTCTTTCATTTGGTGATTATAATATATATATAGTAATATTACAATATAATCATGTCAATATTACGAATGCTTGCGGAATAATCTTTACAACATTATATTGAAAGCATGGGCGATTCGATTAACCAACGGGTAAAACAGGTCCGGAAGGCACTGGAATTATCACAAAGGAATTTTTCCTCGATTTTAGCCCTGTCTAATGGGTATATTGGCGGGGTTGAATCCGGAATCCGCAGGGTAAACGGCCGCCTCATCAAGCTCATCGTCTCGGAATTCGGGGTGAGCGAGACATGGTTGACCATAGGGGAGGGAGAAATGTTTACCCAGAACCCCGACGAAAAGTTTACCAAGTTAGTTGGATTATTTAAGGAATTGCCGCCTAAGTACCAGGATGTGGTGTATCAGATGATTGATGTTTTGCTCAAGGTGAAGGAATAATACCGCCGGACGCCTTCGTTATTTTCCGCTACAGTGCGGGCAGGCGCATTTGTCCCCGCCGCCTGAACAGCAGGCGGGCCGCTTGCTCCGGAAGGTTTTGATGATCCGCAGTACCACAAAGAGCGCCGCCAGGGCTACTACCACAATAATAATGCTGGTTTCAATCATAGAATTCATAACAACGCTCCCAAGCCGGCCAGGCTTCCAAGCTGATAGACGATTGTGCAGAGGATCCATCCCAGGCACAGCAGAAACACTAATTCAAAGCCCAGCCATTTCCAGCCTATTTCCGCCCGGACCGTTGCCAGGGCGGCAAAACAGGGCGGGATAATGAGGGTAAAGAGCATGAACACAAATGCTGCCAGGGGGTTCATTTCCGGATCACTCCGTATGGCGTCCCGGAGCCCCTCGCTTTCTTCCGTTTCTTCGGTACCCACCCGGTAGAGGATCCCCAGGGTGGAGACAATTACTTCCTTGGCGGCAAAGCCCGTTACCGATGCTGCGGCCAGTTTCCACTCAAAACCCATGGGCCGGAAGATGGGGACGATGAACTTACCCAGCCGCCCGGCGTAACTGTGTTCCAGCGCCGCTTCCACGTTCCGGACAGAGTCTTCCGTCTCTCCACCGGAAGTACCGGGCGTGGGCTCGTAGGCGGGAAAGCTGGTGATGGCCCAGATGAGGATAGCCGATGCCAGGATAATGGTCCCCGCCTTTTTAACGTAGAGCCAGGTCTTTTCGCCCACGTGCCAGAGTATGCCCTGCAGGGTTGGCGCCCGGTAGGGGGGAAGCTCCATCACAAAAGGTGTGGGGTCCCCCTTCAGCACGGTTTTTTTCAGTATGAAGGCACAGCAGAGACTGAGGATTACCCCGATGGCGTAGATGAGCATCACCATGGTACCGGCGTGGGCGGGGAAAAAGGCGGCGGCCAGGAGTACGTGGACCGGCAGTTTTGCACCACAGCTCATCATGGGGGTGATGAGGATGGTGATGATCCTATCCCGGGGACTTTTTAAGGTCCGGGAGGCCATAATCGCCGGGACGGAACAGCCGAAACCAAGCATCATGGGGAATATGGACTGACCGTGGAGGCCGAAACTATGGAGCAGCTTATCCGTGGCAAAGGCGGCGCGGGACATATACCCCACGTCCTCCAGGATAGAAAGCAGGAAGAACAGTATTACTATTAAGGGGACGAAGGAGAGGACCCCCCCAACACCGCCTATGATTCCATCCACCAGGAGGGATCGGATAAGAGAGTCGGGCATGGTGTTCAGGATGGCTGCGCTTAGGAAACCGAAGAGGGATTCGAGCCAGTCCATGGGGTATTGGCCCAGGAGAAAGGTAAGCTGAAAGACCCCCCAGAGAACCAGGACAAATACCGGCAGGGACAGGAAGCGGTTCATGATAACGCGGTCCACCGCCTCGGTGACGGAGAAATCGGGCTTCCT
It encodes the following:
- a CDS encoding helix-turn-helix domain-containing protein codes for the protein MGDSINQRVKQVRKALELSQRNFSSILALSNGYIGGVESGIRRVNGRLIKLIVSEFGVSETWLTIGEGEMFTQNPDEKFTKLVGLFKELPPKYQDVVYQMIDVLLKVKE
- the feoB gene encoding ferrous iron transport protein B; amino-acid sequence: MAGNNKTTQRIVGNLRIALAGNPNSGKTTLFNAITGAHHKVGNYPGVTVEKREGSRIRGETSYHFIDLPGIYSLTAYSIDEVVARDFILDEKPDVIVDVLDSTNLERHLYLCLQFQELGIPVIGALNMSDEAESRGIFIDDKQLTLTLGIPLVKTVGSKGLGAEELLDCIDHIHDQPFSSRQLNYGDEIEHQLETIESAIAADPAFAAKYPVRWLAAKLIEKDSNAYERLQEHPQAAKITAIAKDAVAWIEKHFGKDAEIIISEQRYGYIRGAVKESVRIIRKPDFSVTEAVDRVIMNRFLSLPVFVLVLWGVFQLTFLLGQYPMDWLESLFGFLSAAILNTMPDSLIRSLLVDGIIGGVGGVLSFVPLIVILFFLLSILEDVGYMSRAAFATDKLLHSFGLHGQSIFPMMLGFGCSVPAIMASRTLKSPRDRIITILITPMMSCGAKLPVHVLLAAAFFPAHAGTMVMLIYAIGVILSLCCAFILKKTVLKGDPTPFVMELPPYRAPTLQGILWHVGEKTWLYVKKAGTIILASAILIWAITSFPAYEPTPGTSGGETEDSVRNVEAALEHSYAGRLGKFIVPIFRPMGFEWKLAAASVTGFAAKEVIVSTLGILYRVGTEETEESEGLRDAIRSDPEMNPLAAFVFMLFTLIIPPCFAALATVRAEIGWKWLGFELVFLLCLGWILCTIVYQLGSLAGLGALL
- a CDS encoding FeoB-associated Cys-rich membrane protein, which encodes MNSMIETSIIIVVVALAALFVVLRIIKTFRSKRPACCSGGGDKCACPHCSGK